Within Bactrocera oleae isolate idBacOlea1 chromosome 6, idBacOlea1, whole genome shotgun sequence, the genomic segment GAACTGGGTGGTGGCCCAGATGCACCAGGTGGCAGACCGGAGTTCATCTGGCCATGAGATGGCGGTCCATGGGGTGATACCAAATTTTGTGGATGCATTCCAGGCGGTAAACCACCACCTGCCGGTGAAGGCAAATGTGGTGATGGATGCGGCGATTGGAACTGCTGTTGCTGTGACGACGGCTGTGAACTACTATTGCTACCCTGACTGTCCTGACCTGGTGTCGAACGGGATGATGCATCTATTGGGCTTTCCGAAGGCGGATATTTCATACCGCCAGGCTCTTGAGTGCCATAGGGCGAACCCTTAACCAGATTTTCCGCATACGGCGATGGTTTCATTGGACCACCATCATTTGAGCCTTGAGGCGGTGGCGGATATTTCAAATCTTGTGGCGGTCCATATTTTGCAGACATTGGATCGCCATACTTTAACATTAAGCTTGACTCAAAAGAACGCGCCAATGGATGTTGCACCTCATGCTGATAGTGGGGTTTCGGCATCGCAATGCCGGGTGGGGGCGTAGCACCAGGTGGCGCACCATGTGTAGGTGGTGGCTGCGGATCTTGCGGTGCACCTGCGCCAACGTACTTCAAACCACCTACATCGCCCGGTTGACTGGCCGGTGGCGCATATTTGCTTTCAGCATTtggtatattataaatacttgAGCCCTTCATGTCAGGCAACTTTAGCTGCTCACCAGGAAAACCTTTCGGCGTTTGTTGATGTGCAGATAGATCGCCCGGATACTTGCCCTGTTGTTCTAAGGCAAATTTCATATCATATTTACCCGCTACGGCAGCAGCTGCAGCCGCCGCTGCCGCTGCAGCTTGCATGTCTTGTACCGTGCCATACTTCATGGCGTGTTCCAGAGGAGGTGGTGGATACTTGATATCCTGTATTGCAAATTTGCCACCTTCATATTTAATGCCAGCAACGGCAGCAGCCGCCGCAGCCGCAGCTGCAGACTCATTGTACTTCATTTCCATATCACCAGGATATTTGTGCGTTGGTGGGGGCCCACCTAAGGGCATGCCCGACGGTGGCGGTGCGTTGTTATCATTACATGGCATCGATTGTGGTGGCGGCGGTCCATACTTAAGTTGCCCATCTAAAATATATCCAGGTGGTTGTTGGACACCGGCCGGTGGCAGATGCATATGCATGTGGGGCGGTTGAGGGGGTACCTCCGGACCACCAGCTGCATCATTGACCGCTGAAGACATTGATGTCGGCGGCATGCCCgtattatttttgcattccTCGTTTTTAATCTCCACTTTAACCTTTAGATCTTGCGGTTCGTTACTGTTTTGATTACAAGTAGCATCCATGGAATCATCCAATGGTTCTTTCTTAATGAAAACTGCAGCTTCTTGCATATTAACATTGGTATTGTTTGGTGgcagttgttgctgctgctgctgcattgATTCCTGCTTCATATTAGCGATCTTTTTCATCATTTCTTGCTCCTTCGCTATATCGACGGCGACGGAATTACTATCCGATACATCCATTTTTTCGACTGTGTCTTTTCGTTCCGTGGACAATTCACCGCGGCCGATAGAAGCATTTAACGCTTCAACGGTAGCTATGGTCGGTACTTTCATGGGTGTTGGCGGCGCACTGACCACATTCATGTTTTCCTCGTTAACATTGGAGATTGGCTCTTTAGTAGCAGCACTAACGGCATCGATTGGTTGTGGCGCTACAGGCGCTTGTCCGCTAACTGGCGCTTGTATATTTGTTTCTTCATCATCATTTTTGATCGTCTCTTTGGTGTCTTCAGCAGGCTTTTCTGATTTCTCAATAATGTCCGCCTTTGAATCGCCATCTGCAGCACCACTATCCTCTTTGCCGGCGGAGCTATCTTTGCCTTCCTTAAGCGACTGTTCGACGGTATCGGTCGTATTTGACTCAGCATCATCCATTATCGAATCAGGTCGACTATCCGAGTTCATGCTCTCTTCCGCCGGGCTATCGGATCGCTTGCGCTTACCACTATCCTTACTAAGACTGCTGCCATCATCGGTGACATCACCACTGCCACCGCCACTGCCAGAACCTGCGCTACCATCCACATCGGTACGCTTCTTCTTGTTCGGCGTATCCTGCTTACCGCCCTTACGCTTATTCGCCGCCACCGTCGTTGTCGTATTATTATCAGCGTTTATGTTTGCTCCTTTAGTTGGTGTCTTTGGACTATCGGCCGCTGTCACTGTGTCGGGAGTTTCAGTGCCACGTTTGGGTCGTTTACCATTCGCTACTTGctcttttgtattattattctgttgttgttgttgctgctgtttatTGCGTGTCCTCATTCTAGATGGTGATTCATCCCTTTTGTTTGTCAGACTGGAATCGCTGTCGCACTCGCTGATATCGTCCTCGGTTAGAGAACTATTCTCCTCCTTGGAGACAACGGGCGACGAGCGCGTCGAATCTGCCGCCGCTGACGCCGTCGTCGCCGTTTGTGGTTCCGGTGTATCCTCCTTCTTCGGAGGTGTATTACTAGCGCGTGTGACACGATTGCGACGCAAGGCACTTTGCCGGCGTCGACGATGCGGTCGATTATTATTGGCACCCGGTGTCTTTTTCCACAAATAGTAAAATTCCACCAATTCGGGTGTCTCTTTGTGCGGTAGTAAATCTTTGTGTATGCGAAAGAAATTCTTACCAAATTGCCGTAAGCCCTTAATGAATTTCTTTGTTTCGTCCTCCGTCCACTTTTTATCGATGCCCTTCGAAACGGGACACTTAACGAGTGCTTGTAGTGCTTTGCCTGGATCGTAACCAGAATCGTGTAACTTTAATTGGAGAGGGAGAGAGCGAgagaaaatcaaaaacaaattgagaaagacaaaatgtattattaattgcaaaatttcataactaaaattcgaaaatatgtaaactcatgtaaaaaaaaaactagagaattaagttttgaagtttttttttgtaagataatgtaaaaaaaatatatccttAAGGCTTGCCCCGTTTTATGTAAGACAACTGGTGAAGAACTCACCGTCTAATGTCATGGCTATTATATCACCCTTTTGTATTGCATATGACCACTAATCTCAGTATACTTGAAAACGTGGGCAGCACTATAGattttaaattctaaaacaacttatttacttaaaatttacgTGCAAGGTTGCCAATCGGCTACTATACTTGCACTAGTAGCCATACATTCGAGTATTAGCATTCGCAACATCAGAGCAACTAAACGTGCAAAattatcaacaaaaacaaacatcgTTAGCAGTACTTCGCTGTTTTTGCTTCAGAATATTGAAATAATGCAATTCACTGTCCATTACTACATTTATGTTGTGATGAGACATAACActtattgtttatataatataatttttattttcataaacttgattaatttgctaattaaaatattacgaaTATGTACATTGATGGCATGCACAGCGATCAATTAAATCTAATCTAACTAATAAAACGGGTTCAATTGACTTCGAAGGAAATTATAAGATGATGTATGCACATACGAacaatatgatatatatgtatttgcataacTGTAGTGTATTTGACACCGAACATTCAATGGCAATTAAATGATTTAATGATTGCTTTCGCCATGAATTCAAATTACTGGAGAGTTGTGTATGAATTGTATTTGAACACTAATAGGTATATGTGTGTCTGCACATTAGGGACttactaaatttattaaatatattgatatatttatgattttaaaaaactttaaaatttttctcattgaaatttaataatttacaacacagtggtttaattttgaaagtttttgctATATAGAAATACCTGTAACGTATCGCGGTTTAATccctaaatatatacttaaaaccCGAATTTTCatgcttgaaaatatttttggaatcaGAATCCATGTCGTCTTCGTCTAAATGGTTTATACGATTCTCCTATTCTTTTTAGCAGGGAACTTTTTGATCTTATTATAACAGTTGACATACTTAATTGTATGGCAACTCCTATTTACAGCATTTTGAATTCTTGAAAGAAGTGTAAACTCTGTTTCGAACTTATTTCGCCTAAGACTTCTTTGAATGCTTATCTGCTTTgtagatatttatgtatgttacagaatttgacttaaaattgtttcttttttttttaagatggTAACTCAGGCTATAGTGTGTGTACATTTTTAACATTAGAACTACAAACCGGTAAAAATGACCGGTtacatcatttatttataccatttcctctttattcctatttaatatttattttacgatgtcatgttttttattcaatttgtgtatagaatattattatagattattttgctcttacgcttctaattttcagagagaCAGAGAGACCtacatatttgaaatatgtatatgattaatcttcgtagttctagttaattaaattaataatttttaaatatcaaaaattttatttttgggtaCTATTTGATACTTAGTATTGTTGTATGACAAGTGGCAACTTATAATGCAAATCATAATTACTTTTCTTAGCCACTTCGGAGAATAAATACTTGAAcgactatattttttttttctagataacaaacaaaatgtatttaaacaagaaaaaacgttaacttttgcTGCTCCGAGCCCAGCACAGATGCATTTCTTGTAGCaacaatatgtatatttcaatcTGAAAACGTAACTGGCCTACAATTTGAATGCAACGGAAAATGTTTTGTTGTCTAGCCAtgttgtttgatataaaaaaaaccttCAAGTGGAATTTAGATTACTCAATaagaaaaattgatattttatgaagaaatttatcttgattttgatcggtcagtttgaatggcagctatatactatagtggtccgatctgaacaatttgattggagattgtagcgttgcatTGGTCAATTATATGtgccgaatttcatgaagatatcatttgaaacaaaaaatttgtatatgcaacgacttgatttttatctatcagtttgtatggcagctatatcctatagtggtctgaGATTGGCGCttcagacaaatgagcagcttcttgaagaaaaaaggacgtgtgcaatatttcagatccatatctcaaaagctgagggactagctcgcgtatatgcagacagatgCATACCGCAAAGGTTCGTAAATTATAAAAGTGATACAAAATCTATAAAACCCTAGATTGCAGctcttcaataatattttttaaagaaatttgattattttattttattttttactaatatttttcacgtcaaagttttatttatcaaatattaaatgcaaaaaagGGAATTTTTTAACAGTTACATTCATTTAAAAGGAATTTCTTTTCGACAGAAGTGTTAACAAcagttatatgagaaatattaACACTTTTCAAAGTGTGAACAATGCACACCGGCACGAACAAATAAATGTAAGCGGGCGCCTTTTCGCAAGTTTACTAAGTAAACAAGCGAAATTAAGAGGAAATATTagcataacatatatacatatatatgtgtaaatatcatataagtataagtacATTGAAAGCTCATACAATGGAAAGTGTGCTTGGGTGTGATACTCACAATATCCAATGCGTTAATTGTTGTATCGTCACGACTAGCAGCTAAACAACCGTCTTCTAAACCTCCATCACACATTCCTGAAAGGCAAAGTGAATAATAATtgttgaaaagtttttaaatgaaatctataaataattgttattatttgcaCACACTTTATTACCTTGAAATGCAGCCATAGAACGCGCCGCACGCAAAAACATTAACAAATCGCCATCGGCCACAATGCCAGGACTCCATCTTGATTCTTCTAGTTCACGTTCGTCGCTCTCTTTGTCAACGGGGAAGCTTGAAATTGGATTATAATCGGGCAATTTTGCCTTTTGTGTCCATAAAACAATTTCGCAATTAGTAAAACTTATATGCATTGTTAAGTGTTAATTaatagttgtttttgtattttttattttttttattttgcttattgcGCTTTCTAAGTGATTTTTTACCTTAGATTAgcatttagttaaaatatttatttatattatatacattattattgtttgattaatagttatttatttgcatttgttatatttatattaccatattttattatataattatctcgtttacacaacagcaacaacaacggaaAAGTCTACTATCATTAAGTTATACTCTGGTTCTATATATCATATAGTATTTactcttatgtacatacatacacatacatataacggtattgtatttgtatttgtaatgagTGATTAATGTTTGGATGGGAGGACTGGGTTCGGTTGATTTGGGTTGGGTTGAAAACCAAAACTTATTATAAGAACCCATTTGCTCTATTGGCAGGCTGGAAGCCTCAACGTATTTTGCGAACGAGTTAAGCAACTTTATTTAATGTACTAATTGTCAATTATTGTGAGCCAATTATAGGGGAAAATAATACTatgcgtatacatacatacacatatagcaTGTGCgatgaaatgaatgaatgaatgaaatgtcAAAGTAAAGTTGAAAAACTAATATGACatcaaaagtaacaaagtaataattgcacaaaagtaacaaaaaagaaaataacaattaacaaaacatataataaaaattaacaaacaaaaaataataataattaacaaaaaatacaataaaaattaacaaaaaacaaaatattaacaaaaagttaataaattataacgaacaataaatatattgcaaaaaataacacagaaacacaaaaaattcagaattaaaataaatgcaatttaaaaaaagaaatgataataaataaaataaaagtaaatagggtaaaaataaaaaaaaatgtttgatttattttaaaaaatactaaataaaaaataataattaataaataaaaaattatgtaattaaaaaggggtaatataaaattaattataataatataaaaatacaaacaattttatgaaaattaaaatattacataaataataaaaatatataaaaacataaaaaaaatataatcaaaaaaatttttaaaaaataaattgatttataaaaaacaaacaaaaatttgaaaattatgaaaaaaaaattaattaataattataaaaaaaaaaacatacgattaattaaaaacaaaaaaagagtataaaaaaattaataaaggatTATAGGATTTAAATCATTAAGTAATGAGAAAAAACATTACAGAAATATTACttgaacaataaataataaaaattaaaaaattaaataaataaataaaaaaatataaaaaaattattaagataaataaataaaaaataaaaaaattaataaggtaaacaaataaaatgttaaaatcataaatatctAAAGCTTACTGCGCAGCTAGTAAATATCTACAATTATGCAGTGACAACTTGCTGCTACTAGCGAGAGTATAGtagatataataataaaaaataaacttaaataaataataaattactaaGTACATTgacagtacatacatatgttgttaactatatatttacttttactctaattcatatttatattttaacattgcatacatatgtatattagtttTGGGCTAACAACAAACCGAAACCCCAAATTTAAACTGGCTTAAACCTAAGCTAACTTTGCTAAGCACTTATTGTTGACACCGTTATGAATAAAAATTCCTTTAGTTGTCAATTTCAGATTTCTACTAAAAGATTTGCTTATCTTTATTATACAAATTACGAAGTCTTTcgatgattttaaaaattttctggcAAAACAAAGGAAATTACGTTTAGggaactttattatttataattataaaagtttataaaaatgtctTCTTGACTTATCACAATTGTAGAGAATTCTTTGTTCTTTTTGGGTCTGGAATTCAATTTATTCAATTTGATAAACAAAATACTCGAGgaatttattaacaacaaaCAGCTGACATACTTTTTGGAGCCATTGAAATAACTGAAAGCTTAAGTAATAGAGCAGAAGAGTACAAATGATTTTAACAGTATTGTTGTTGGGAAACGTTAAAACTTTATGTTTTAGaaactaatttatttcattttcgagGATAAAGTTTTGCACCTTTAGCACTAAATATAACAGAAATGCTCTCAACTTTTTTCAGTACACATTCGACGAAGATTTCTATTATTTGGATCTTAGGGAAAAAGTATCTCTTTTTATAGAACTTTTTATGCTTTCAAGGTGTTTTTGTGAAAGAAGAAACTTTTATTGATCAATGATATTCTCAATTGTTGTATCAAACTCTTAAATAcaagttttaaacaaaaacaactaaataaTGAGGTTTAACGgaaattttcgtttgttaaaaaaaaatatttatttatttgtctacattaatgttgtcgccttcaaaatagtccctattcgatattatgcagttatgccagcgcttcttccaatcATCTAAACTTTCTCCAAATCGATTTTTGGAatagcctttagctctttcagcgatGCGGGTCATTAAAGGTTCTCCTTATTTTTAGAAATAGGAAGAACTCACACGGCGccatgtctggcgaatatggagaattgtttttggccaagaattcacgaaatacatataccatatgttaGTCGAATTTCCCAATTAAATCTGCACTTGTAGATATGCATTGCTGCACAGCGCACTGAACATTTGACGCTCAAATCTGTTTagctcaaaaatttaataatcccATCAATTAGTTTATTTACCCGCTTGGCTAATGCAATAAACTCCTTTGTAAATACAACTAAGTGACATGGCGTCAAAACCAGCAAAATACCGACAATTAAGTTTCAATTAACCCATATTTGTCGTGAGTCTAAGTATTTACGTATGCTATTaattacaaatgtatttatttaaatatctaaaaCCGCCTCTAAATGCGATTATACGCTTAGCGCTAATTACACAGGCATAATCAAATGAAAATGCTGGcaaaccaacacacacacacacactcgcacacatTTAAACTGAGCATAAGTTAATTATAACAATGTACAAAAACgactaaacaaaaacaaaaatgtatgaaattaaaaccgcaaagcaataaaatacaaatacaaaaggctAAAACtcgaaatacaacaaaaatatctacaacaaacacacgcacacacgcgtaaataaataataaattgtcaGCCGTGTCAGCAGACAGCAAATTAAAATGTGAAAATCTGTATTCATGTAACTACAACTCAACGctaagtagcaacaacaacacatacatatgtatgtacaatatatacaaaacgAAAGCTtctgtcgaaaaaattaaatcaaagacacaacaaaaaaaaattaatattatgatGACTAGTGCATGAACTTTATGATACGATTATGATGATTACGTTAAGACTTGGAATCGATTTGATTTCTATTcgtgctttttgttttttcaattggcttgatgaaaattttgaatttgaaaaattagaCTTGTTACCGTGAGATTTTCGTGAGTTATGTACGTACATAGACATCGTTTACCTGGTGGCCGGGACCCACTCGAATTTCTCCCTGAGTGGAGGCCGCCATTACCCTTTAAAGACACGCTTCCGGTCCAGTGTTAAGCTTTTTATTGCCCTCTATGATGATATGATATTTAAACTGTaaaagaaataacaacaacaaatgatgCATTAGTCACACAATAAAGattattttatggtttttaataattgaaaGTATAGTAACACGGTAACAATAGCCGTATCAACGGTATGGGGTGGTTGAAATTGAATTGGAAATTCATAACCAtcaaaaaatagaagaaaaaaaacaaacgacAAAGGTAATTGATAGAGCAGTGATGATGCTGATGGCGATGATGATATTTAAGGGTAAATATGCCCAAAGCACGTACATACGTACCCACGAACAGTGGTGGTAAAAGAAAACGTTAAATCGATTTTCGAAAATtccgaaaaaattttccaaatatttttcattatttaagaaaaattaattttgatgttgaaaataaaaatgcttgttcgaaaatttcgaaaattttttcaaataactttttgtttgcgattttcttatattatttatggcgtaaaagttttatataatatatttcaaaatttttggaaaaacaatTCATAACATATTCCCACTGTGTAGAGGGTCACATGTAAATACAGTTCGCCGCAGTTATTGGCTTGCTAACGCCTCAATGCAGCCAAATGTAAAGCAAGTGAAGTAGCAGATATAATTACAGACAGTACAATGCACCAGAAGAGGGGTCCATCTAGTGCAATAAACATGAATGCAAAGGTTGTACAATTAAATTCGCTGCAATTGACAGGAAAAACACAAACGTGTCCTTCCTGGGGCTCACAACAATAGGTGTACAAATGCAAGatgccctgtaggaaaaattttaattcgaaaatatcgataaaacaatgaaaatccGACCCTCATGAAAGCACTGTTTCGATCGCCCAGGAGCTGCTAGCATGACacaaaaaaactatttgataccatttaaataaggctggatacaataaaataagaagctcgatgtttgagTGTCACGCCAATAAAACCTCAGGgatcgaatttccatctgcgaatcgatCCAACTCAGAAGCATATGGTGACGAaaagtgggtcacttacgaAAAAGTAGTGCTCGAATGGCGGTGAGCCGACGCAAAGGGTGGACAAGCCAGCATTGACGATCACTGAGTACTGTAAATAAATGGACCTTCTGAACTAAGCAACCGGGAAGTGACCAGCTTTGACCAGTAGTTGAGAAATTGTGCTATATCAGGCCACACACGTCAATAGAGACTCACCAGAAGTTTTGGGAGTTTGCTACGTACTACCTGTTCCTGTCAATGGCAAGAAATTCAATGGTGAAAAATTCGCTTGAAGAGAAGCTTATAAAAAACTGAATGTACAACTTTTCTGCCAACAAGGACGAGGGTTTCTATATTAGtagcattatgaaattacctttAGTATGGCAATTAGCTTTCGACCCAAATAGTGCACTAAGTAAATGTAAAACAAacataatggatttctttttagtaaatcttatataattttgtatatacattattttttaggggttacatgggtttcgtcgagcaaatttttaatattttttttttcatataaaaaaatttaataatttattggaactttttattattgcgaaaatacatatttaataaagattttgtgaaattttcaacggaaaatattcaaaactcggtcattatgAAATCATTCCCGACAGTCTCTCGGAAAAAGAGTGCTTCTGCGTTGACCGCAGAGCTTCGGACAGGatcattaaaagtaaaaaaaaaaaaacaaaaccgaatttaaaaacacagtttcgagaaaaacgcgtttaaagttttaagtgactagcTTAACACGAGCGagtaacttttcaaagctgcatctccaaaactattactgcgatcaacttgaaacttgggacaatattctagagatgttatagaattaaataagacaacaaaaaaaactttttttttgttgaagccgtgaaacccatgtaactccTTAAAATAGCTAGCGTAGATACTAAtttggttttaataaaaatttactgttATAATATCATATAATGTGGATTTCTTACATTAAAACTTcgcatttttttattgaatttgttCTAGTAGCGGAATAAGagatcttaataaaaaaaacttgtagtAATGCTTTCActatttgattttaaaataacaaaaatccaGTCAAAATCTTGAAACTTTAGACtttaaaatatcttcaaataGTATACTGTCTTTTTCGTCTGAAGATTAATGGAAGACAATATTAAGTgaccttaaaaaatataaacaacagcGCTTCCTACAGGGAATGCACATACAtttcacacacaaacatacagaaCGAAGTGCTGCATTGAGTGCACGAAATATGAGATGAATCGGAAAACGAAGCAAGGAAATTAAGAATGACAAGAAAGCAAGAAACTTcagattttttaaagaaaaaccaCCACAGGACCCATATGAAAATTGGAGACGATAGCatgaaatgcaacaacaaaataccaCAACAGACATACCTGAGGGCTGCACAACAAGGTACATACCTGCGTATATATGGAATACATGTAAGTCGATATGTGTGGATAGGCGGAAAGATATGAATGCACAATGAGGCGTAAATGGTTTATTTGTAATCAAATTAACACAAACGCATACTTAAAAGCGCGGAACCTTTATGCGAATGCAGCTGTGCACACGCaagcatgcatatatatatgtatacacacacacacgattACATCCTTGGTAGGCAATTTTCTTACCTTCGTACGCTGTGCGGTATTGAGCAGCTGTAAAATGATTTTCCACTTTGCTGATGTGTAAGTGTTACTGTTGGCTGGTTGCCTAAAAGGacgaataataacaacaacaatcacaacaacatTAAAGAGGATCCGAAATCAAGGATAATAGCAAAAATAACAGCAGTAATAAAGCGTCAAATCCACTTACTGCAACAACAAATGGAATGCCAATCGCATGAAGCGAAGGaacgcaacagcaacaacattaacaaaTGGGAatgagaacaacaacaaaaacaccaacGACTGACGTATAAACAGCAGTAAACACATTTTGGCAATAAATCAACttcaataaatcaataacgaaaCACTCAATTACAATTTCAATTGCCCAATGACGATGTCGACAGCGATAATGTTCATTGGTGATGGTGGTTGAGGTGAGATGGCGGTGAGGTGTTGCAGCGGTGATGAGTGTACATGGCAATGGTGATTGGTGAATGGGGTGGTGTGGTGTGGTGTGGTGTTGCTGCTGTCGTTTGACGACTTGTAAAGTGTTCGTTTTGCTGATTGACGCCGCTATGCatactgttgttgctgtaatatgacatgttgttgttgttgtagttttgctACCGATAGGTTATTTATCACTGCACATTCCTCCGTAGattgtaatgtttttgttgcattcgcTTTTATTCCCAGCATACGCAGAAATGCAACGCTGTAAACGGGCACCACACCATCAACCACACGCCACACCGCATCACATCACAACACAAAATCCGCACTCAATTGCTACTCGCATTTTGCATTTAAAGTGCACACAAATTATCGCAATTAaatgcaattaattaaaaatacactcCAACAAGCTCGAGCTAACGGCCGCCCAGCGCAAAGCTAAACACACACAGCACACAAGCATAATCAGCAAGCAGTGAACGTAGCGCAGAGACAAAAACCGCCAAACGGCAAGCAGCAAGCGGCTGCCGACAGCGAAGTgcacaaattacaaaaacaaaacagacaCAAATTATTATGAATAAATAACACGAGCAATTCCAACGGCCAACCCGACCGACCAACCAAGCAATCCAACGAACGATCCAGCTAGCCAACTAAACCAAAATGACAGTCAGTCAGCCACTCAGTCAGTT encodes:
- the Gug gene encoding arginine-glutamic acid dipeptide repeats protein isoform X6; translated protein: MAASTQGEIRVGPGHQAKLPDYNPISSFPVDKESDERELEESRWSPGIVADGDLLMFLRAARSMAAFQGMCDGGLEDGCLAASRDDTTINALDILHDSGYDPGKALQALVKCPVSKGIDKKWTEDETKKFIKGLRQFGKNFFRIHKDLLPHKETPELVEFYYLWKKTPGANNNRPHRRRRQSALRRNRVTRASNTPPKKEDTPEPQTATTASAAADSTRSSPVVSKEENSSLTEDDISECDSDSSLTNKRDESPSRMRTRNKQQQQQQQNNNTKEQVANGKRPKRGTETPDTVTAADSPKTPTKGANINADNNTTTTVAANKRKGGKQDTPNKKKRTDVDGSAGSGSGGGSGDVTDDGSSLSKDSGKRKRSDSPAEESMNSDSRPDSIMDDAESNTTDTVEQSLKEGKDSSAGKEDSGAADGDSKADIIEKSEKPAEDTKETIKNDDEETNIQAPVSGQAPVAPQPIDAVSAATKEPISNVNEENMNVVSAPPTPMKVPTIATVEALNASIGRGELSTERKDTVEKMDVSDSNSVAVDIAKEQEMMKKIANMKQESMQQQQQQLPPNNTNVNMQEAAVFIKKEPLDDSMDATCNQNSNEPQDLKVKVEIKNEECKNNTGMPPTSMSSAVNDAAGGPEVPPQPPHMHMHLPPAGVQQPPGYILDGQLKYGPPPPQSMPCNDNNAPPPSGMPLGGPPPTHKYPGDMEMKYNESAAAAAAAAAVAGIKYEGGKFAIQDIKYPPPPLEHAMKYGTVQDMQAAAAAAAAAAAVAGKYDMKFALEQQGKYPGDLSAHQQTPKGFPGEQLKLPDMKGSSIYNIPNAESKYAPPASQPGDVGGLKYVGAGAPQDPQPPPTHGAPPGATPPPGIAMPKPHYQHEVQHPLARSFESSLMLKYGDPMSAKYGPPQDLKYPPPPQGSNDGGPMKPSPYAENLVKGSPYGTQEPGGMKYPPSESPIDASSRSTPGQDSQGSNSSSQPSSQQQQFQSPHPSPHLPSPAGGGLPPGMHPQNLVSPHGPPSHGQMNSGLPPGASGPPPSSMHHPHLTPSPNNSQQLQGPHPQSSVASSMPPTSVGAPPPLSTVAPSGLHPQHLPPSHLQQLHRQHPDMPPGMHPHAPIPLTLQGHDPRGGPPPPTHQMPPQPLQSSTVRTPSPAQQPQSRSLHEERMNINSGTPTGPPREPPTSQASMPPQQSPHAHRSSPLTGMPGNPPPGLIGHPMPIHPHLAHLPPGHPAHAAVAGVGHPGHPMLSHSMAGLGPGGGGPIALLAGPPSLTGMPESPLSRRTPPSHIAPPHSSSAPPHSSVAVSLSSTTTSASTASSTNTVPSSAFSRASPSVQGPNSNIGGPQSIGGGGGGSAGLPGNSGAPGSNAAHRSTSPASSVGSLSRQSPLHPVPQSPLSHHPSSSALSAAAAAVAERDRHALLRQQSPHMTPPPVSSASTLMASPLSKMYCPQPNQRVLGTSPPPHLRPGASPPVIRHPQMPLPLPLIPTGAGIPQIAVHPGQSPYPHPLLHPSMFYSPHHHNPFNYGYGPYGPGFPTAYMKPPPPGGPLDPASVLGGHHPGLPGPPPTRPDDPAMAAAAAAAAEKQAVAAHQLKQQQQHHQHQQQQAAAQAQAQAQAQAQAQAQAQAQAQAQAQNKPPTPKTPQGSNSSGGPPGSSHSAPTGLPPAGYPGAHLAGYPPPPHSSPFQDGQQMGMKPTSHMDALRAHAHSANLGGPHHPTEPLPIDIEPDPEPEIPSPTQNIPRGPSPEAKPDDTECHRSQSAIFVRHIDRGDYNSCTRTDLIFKPVADSKLARKREERDRKLAEKERERRQQQQQQQQQQQQQAVAAQQAAQQAKLKAELKPPYADTPALRQLSEYARPHVAFRELEEIKNAQAAAASQSRMDPHWMEYYRRGIHPSQFPLYANPAAISQMERERLGIPPPHHVGLDPGEHMIRLTREYHAHSHTHLHLPLPSQPQPPEAGFQLPPNVGQYPRPSMLMPREPDVLLRMSYADQLQYLQAAEFQRQSLHEQYFRQRPR